One Leopardus geoffroyi isolate Oge1 chromosome C1, O.geoffroyi_Oge1_pat1.0, whole genome shotgun sequence DNA segment encodes these proteins:
- the AMER3 gene encoding APC membrane recruitment protein 3 yields the protein MELKRGKTFIKSSLQISHEKPPDPAATAPVREDAGPWSVSPGGQQRPYSERAPQMPFVPAVAKSIPRKRISLKRPKKCFRNLFHIRRNKTENLASLVTKRESLSSPGGPSEAGGQTDTGFFPFGEGLGPDGLCQDLSDSELLPDSSFDLCRALCEDVASLKSFDSLTGCGEIFADESSVPSLELNEGLESPTQVSQALENKVLRGPFQGSMEQLASPAQNEMSDFAKFWDSVNRSVRQQHSTLLGPWLGSPQGTDTDRPRLDTAGLAELPLCPCRDPHSGSKASSIDTGTPKSEQPESVSTSDEGYYDSFSPGLEEDKKEASSPGTPAAAFPRDSYSGDALYELFYDPSEGPVGPSLDDDLCVSESLSGPALGAPLSMCSFHVGAEENLAPTPGPDLLSQSFLQSSWKGKECLLKLCDTELAITMGIINWLRRSPELRTPPASAPGDTATSPRGQTEKLEAGSEQKSPGPVKLEVRGPGASDAGRTIVGSVPSRRELWAHSLTKGLLAGESKVLAGPEQVTSSLSRDPSLECVQVSGEGGTQGCYEGLFSPVGSATSATTDTCSKNKVSNLWPSSQEPRPPGNLEYFRGSWRPGPGESTLDVEPTLTGCVAQVAALQIQPDCQPPTKQPPRQDMSSGLCRQPQTRGPEILQQKQPNRFPSVAVSCGLPSLGSPLHSSQDQRCPGHVLDLSQLRVEHTRMDAQSRASVEDQPL from the exons atggagctgaAGAGAGGAAAGACCTTCATCAAATCCAGCCTGCAGATTTCCCATGAGAAACCCCCAGACCCAGCAGCCACTGCTCCAGTCAGGGAGGATGCAGGTCCCTGGTCAGTCTCACCAGGAGGGCAACAGCGGCCCTACAGTGAGAGAGCCCCACAG ATGCCCTTCGTGCCAGCTGTGGCCAAGAGCATACCAAGGAAGAGGATCTCCCTGAAACGACCTAAGAAGTGCTTTAGGAACCTATTCCACATTCGCAGAAACAAGACTGAGAACTTGGCTTCACTGGTAACCAAGAGGGAGAGCCTGTCCTCTCCTGGAGGCCCATCAGAGGCTGGAGGGCAGACAGACACAGGCTTCTTTCCCTTTGGTGAAGGACTGGGGCCAGATGGCCTATGTCAAGACCTATCTGACAGCGAGCTCCTGCCCGACTCTTCCTTTGACCTCTGTAGGGCCCTGTGTGAGGATGTGGCCTCACTCAAGAGCTTTGACTCTCTCACAGGCTGTGGGGAGATCTTTGCAGATGAAAGTTCCGTGCCATCCCTGGAACTGAACGAGGGCCTGGAGAGCCCAACTCAGGTATCACAGGCCCTTGAAAACAAAGTTCTTAGGGGCCCCTTCCAGGGCAGCATGGAACAGCTGGCATCACCCGCCCAAAATGAGATGTCTGACTTTGCCAAGTTCTGGGACAGTGTGAATCGCTCTGTGAGACAGCAGCATAGCACCCTACTAGGCCCATGGCTGGGGAGTCCCCAGGGGACAGATACAGACCGACCCAGGCTGGATACAGCTGGGCTTGCTGAGCTCCCCCTGTGTCCTTGCAGGGACCCCCACAGTGGCTCCAAAGCCAGCTCCATAGACACAGGTACCCCCAAGAGTGAACAGCCAGAATCTGTGTCCACAAGTGATGAAGGCTACTATGACTCCTTCTCACCTGGCCTCGAGGAGGATAAGAAGGAGGCTTCGAGCCCAGGCACACCTGCAGCTGCCTTCCCCCGGGATAGCTACAGTGGAGATGCCCTCTATGAGCTCTTCTATGACCCCAGTGAGGGCCCTGTTGGCCCAAGCCTGGATGATGACCTGTGTGTGTCTGAGAGTCTGTCAGGGCCAGCACTAGGAGCACCACTGTCCATGTGCAGCTTCCATGTGGGGGCAGAGGAGAACTTGGCCCCAACACCAGGTCCAGACCTGCTCAGCCAGAGCTTTTTGCAAAGCTCCTGGAAGGGCAAAGAGTGTCTGCTAAAGCTCTGTGACACTGAGCTTGCCATCACCATGGGCATTATCAATTGGCTTCGCCGTAGCCCTGAGCTCCGCACCCCGCCTGCCTCAGCCCCTGGGGATACTGCAACCTCAcccaggggacagacagagaaactGGAAGCTGGCTCTGAGCAAAAGAGCCCAGGTCCAGTGAAGCTGGAGGTCAGGGGGCCTGGGGCTTCAGATGCAGGTAGGACCATTGTGGGCTCAGTACCCAGCAGGCGGGAGCTATGGGCACATTCGCTTACCAAGGGCCTACTTGCTGGAGAGAGCAAAGTCCTAGCAGGGCCTGAGCAGGTAACTAGCTCTCTGTCCAGGGACCCATCTCTGGAGTGTGTGCAGGtctctggggaaggagggacacaAGGCTGCTATGAAGGCTTGTTCTCCCCTGTGGGGTCTGCAACCTCTGCAACAACAGACACTTGCAGCAAAAACAAAGTCTCAAACCTTTGGCCTAGCTCCCAGGAGCCCAGACCACCTGGGAATCTGGAGTATTTCCGAGGTTCTTGGAGGCCTGGTCCTGGGGAAAGCACCCTTGATGTAGAGCCCACCCTGACAGGCTGTGTGGCCCAGGTTGCAGCCCTGCAGATCCAACCAGACTGCCAACCCCCTACTAAACAGCCCCCAAGGCAGGACATGAGCAGTGGGCTCTGCAGGCAACCTCAAACCAGGGGCCCTGAAATTCTGCAGCAGAAACAGCCTAACAGGTTCCCTAGCGTGGCAGTTTCATGTGGCCTGCCCTCCCTGGGTAGTCCACTTCACAGCTCACAGGACCAGAGGTGCCCAGGCCATGTTCTTGACCTCAGCCAGCTCAGGGTGGAGCACACCAGGATGGATGCCCAGTCTCGTGCCTCTGTGGAGGACCAGCCCCTGTAG